The nucleotide sequence CGGTCATAGCGGGCCTCTTAAATTGGCAAATGCTCGGGCGTGGTTAGGCTACCAAGCCCACCGCATGGACGCCCGAGAAAATTGGCTATGACGCGGATAGGCAACCGAAAAATGCTCCTGCAGGCTCGGTCTTTCCGCCATCCTTGGCGGCTACGCGGCGAAATGCCGCACGGGTATTAGCGGGGGTGTCGCGCTTCGACCGCATCACGCAAGGTGTCGATCAGCATCTGGATGCGCGCATGCTGCATCTTCATTGAGGCCTTGTTGACCACCAACCGCGAGCTGATCGTGGCGATCAGCTCCTGAGCTTCTAGACCATTGGCACGCAGGGTGTTGCCGGTGTCGACCACGTCAATAATCTTATCCGCCAACCCCACCAACGGCGCCAACTCCATCGAGCCATAGAGCTTGATGATGTCAACCTGACGACCTTGTTCAGCGTAATAGCGCTTGGCCACGTTGACGAATTTAGTCGCCACCCGCAGCCGGCCTTTTGGCTCGGGCGCGCCAACAGCACCAGCCGTCATTAGCTTGCACTGAGCAATACGCAGGTCCAGCGGCTCGTATAAGCCTTGGCCACCGTATTCCATCAGCACATCTTTGCCGGCGACGCCGAGGTCCGCCGCGCCATGCTCGACATAAGTCGGCACATCGGTCGCGCGCACGATCAGCAAGCGCACGTACTCCAGGGTGGTCGGGATAATCAGCTTGCGGCTTTTGTCCGGGTCTTCTGTCGGCACAATACCCGCTGCAGCCAGCAGCGGCAGGGTGTCATCAAGAATCCGGCCTTTGGACAGGGCAATAGTCAGCATGATCTCAACCCGGCACGCGGCGAATCTTGGCACCCAAGAGCTGCAGCTTCTCTTCGATGCACTCGTAGCCGCGGTCGATGTGATAAATGCGGTCGATCAGCGTGTCACCTTCGGCGACCAACGCCGAGATCACCAAGCTGGCTGAAGCGCGCAGATCGGTGGCCATAACAGGCGCGCCTTTGAGCGTTTGCACGCCCGTGACGATGGCCGTATTACCTTCAACTTGAATCTGCGCGCCCATGCGGATCATTTCATGCACGTGCATAAAGCGGTTTTCGAATACGGTTTCGATCACCGTACCCGTGCCTTCGGCAACCGCATTCAGGGCCACAAACTGGGCCTGCATATCAGTGGGGAACGCTGGATAAGGCGCGGTGCGCAGGTTGACGGCTTTAGGCCGCTTTCCGTGCATATTCAGCTCGATCCAGTCATTACCGCAGGTGATTTCAGCGCCGGCTTCTTGCAGCTTGGACAGCACCGCTTCCAAGGTGGTTGGATCAGCGTCCTTGACCTTGATCCGGCCACCCGTAATGGCCGCTGCAACCAAGTAAGTGCCGGTTTCAATACGGTCCGGCATCACGCTGAAACGCGCACCGTGCAAACGCTCGACGCCATCAATGGTGATGGTGTCGGTGCCTGCGCCAGAGATTTTTGCACCCATGGCGATCAGGCAGTTAGCCAGGTCGACCACTTCCGGCTCACGCGCCGCGTTTTCCAACACGCTGCGGCCTTTGGCCAAGGTAGCGGCCATCATGATGTTTTCAGTGCCGGTTACACTGACGGTATCAAAGAAGAAGTGCGCGCCACGCAGGCCACCTTCAGGCGCCTTGGCCTTGATGTAACCGGCCTCGACATCAATGATCGCGCCCATGGCTTCGAGGCCACGGATGTGCAGGTCAACGGGGCGCGAGCCAATGGCGCAGCCGCCTGGCAGGGCCACTTCGGCGTAACCAAAGCGCGCCACCATTGGCCCAAGCACCAAAATCGAGGCGCGCATGGTTTTCACCAGCTCGTAGGGTGCAATCAGGGTTTTGATCGCGCGCGCGTCGACTTCCACGCTGAGCTTCTCGTCGATGATCGGCTCAATACCCATGCGACCAAACAGCTCGATCATGGTGGTGATGTCGTGCAGGTGCGGCAGGTTGCAGATGGTGACGGGGGCGTCACCGAGCAACGTGGCAGCCAGAATCGGCAGGGCAGAGTTCTTTGCCCCGGAAATACGGATTTCGCCATCAAGGCGCACGCCGCCGGTAATAATCAATTTATCCATGATGCTCTCGGTTTAGGAGCGCGCGGCCCAATCGGCACGGCTAAAGAATTTCATACTCACGGCGTGAATGCTGCCATCAGCAATCCAGGCGTTGAGGTGAGCGTAGACCTGCTGCTGACGCTTGACGGGGCCTAGGGCGGCCAACTCGTCACTGATCAGGTTCAGCTGAAAGTTGCAGCCTTCGCCTTCCACTTCCACTTGGGTATCCGGCAATTTAGCCTCAAGGAGACTCTTTACTTCAAAGGCCTGCATGCTCAACCTCGATCAATGCATCAATTAACGACAGCGGAGCAGACGCTCGCGGGTCGAGCATCATACAAAAAAGCCTCCCGCCTGCGAACCCCGCATTCTTCTCGGGCGAGTGCAAGGGTGGCCGCAGGTACTCAAGATTGCAGCGGGAGAATTTCCAGCAACCCACAAACCTCGGCAATTTGATGCATGTCTTCGGGCAGGTTGCGCACGCTTAAGGTTTTATCCACCGCAATGGCGTCACGCATAAAAGCCAACAGCAGAGCAATGCCGACACTGCTGGATTTCTCCACAGCAGTGCAATCAAGCACGCAGCCTGTCGCGGCACTGGCCTTGAGCAGGCGTGCGCCTTGCTCACGCAACGCCGGCGCGCTGACATAATCCAGCACGCCAACCAAATTAAAGATGCCGGGCGTAACCTCGCTGATGCTTGCTTGACTCACGTCGCATCCGTCCCTTGGCGAGTTTTGGCGACCGTTTCGGTCCAGCTATCGATGACCTTATCCAGATCATTGCGATTGTTCTGCATGGACTGGGAGAACTGGTCACGGAATAATTTGCCGACGTTGATGCCGTTGATCACTACGTTACGCATCTTCCAAGTGCCCTCTTGATTGACCATGGTGTAGGACAGCGGATAGATGGTGCCGTTACCGTCTTTAATCTCCATGTTCACCGAGGTGCGCTGCGCGTCCTGCTGACCGCTGACCGGCAACACGCGAATGTCTTGGTTGTTGTATTCGAGCAATGCATTGCCATAAAACTGCATCAAGCTGCGCTTAAAGTTTTCCTGGAAACGCTGCATTTGCTCAGGCGACGCTTGGCGCGAATAGCGCACGGTCATCACGCCACGGGAAATCCCATCGACATCCACTACCGGGCCAAGAATACTGTTCAGTGCGTCGTAAAACGCACTCGGATCAGTGCGGTATTGCTCTTTGTTAGTTTTGAGGTCAGCCAGCAGCGTGCTGGTGGTCTGCTGCACCACCTCATGGGCAGCGGGAGCCGCCTGCAGCGAACACGATAGGACAGCCAAACAAACAAAAAGACCATTACGTAGTGCGTTGAACATCTTCAGTGCCTCTATTTTAATTAGCTTGGTCTTTGTTAACCGAATTGAGCAAGAACTTGCCAATCAAGTCTTCCAATACCAACGATGACTGCGTGTCAAAGATGGTGCCGCCATCACTCAGCACCTCTTCTTCCCCCCCCACGCTAATGCCAATGTACTTCTCGCCCAATAAACCCGCGGTAAGAATTGAGGCGGTGGAGTCTGCTGGCAGATTATTCACGGCATCATCCACCTGCATGGTGACCCGCCCCATGTAGCTGTTACGGTCTAGGTCGATGGCGGTGACTTTACCGATCGTCACACCCGCCATGGTCACTTTCGATCTGACCGTTAAACCGGCAATGTTCTCAAAGTGCGCGTACACCTTGTACGTATCGTCGTTACTGCCCACGGTCAAACCACTGACGCGCAAGGCCAACAGCAAAAAGGCCAGAAGCCCAGCCAACAGGAATAAGCCGACACCAATTTCCAGCGTGCGGTTCTGCATTAGAAATCTCCAAACATCAAAGCGGTCAGAATAAAGTCCAGCCCCAATACGGCAAGTGAGGCGTACACCACGGTTTTGGTGGTGGCACGACTAATCCCTTCCGACGTCGGCTCACAGTCATACCCTTGAAACACAGCGATCCAGGTCACAACAAACGCAAAGACCACGCTCTTGATTACCCCATTGAGCACATCTTCACGAAACGAAACACTGCTTTGCATATTGGCCCAGAACGAGCCCTCGTAAACGCCTAACCAATCGATGGCGACCATCGCGCCACCCCAAATACCGACCACGCTGAAGATCATTGCCAGCAGCGGCATGGAGATAAAGCCCGCCCACAAACGAGGTGCAATGATGTATTTCAGCGGATCAACACCAATCATCGCCAAACTCGACAGCTGCTCGGTGGATTTCATATTGCCAATTTCCGCGGTCAGCGCCGATCCGGCACGCCCAGCGAACAACAACGCAGTCACCACCGGGCCTAACTCGCGCAGCAACGTCAGGGCTACCATCTGCCCCACCGCCTGCTCTGAACCGTATTGGGCCAAGATGCTAAAACCCTGCAGCGACAGCACCATGCCGATAAACAGGCCAGACACAACAATGATCGCCAGGGACATAACCCCAACTGAGTACAGTTGTTTGAGTAGCAGCTGAAAGCTGTGGCCGGTCGAGCCACGACCAAACAGGGCGCGCAGTAGAAACAACACCGAGCGACCCAATGTTTCTACCAGATCGATACCGGCCACCCCAAACAGGCGCACCCGTTCGAGCACAGATGTCTTGCGCATCAGCGCCCTCCCAGCAGATCGTCGCGGTAATTAGCCGCAGGAAAATGGAACGGCACCGGCCCATCAGGGATGCCCTGCATGAATTGACGCACGCGCGGATCTTGCGAGGCTTTTAACTCGGCCGGCGTACCCCAGCCCAATACCTGGGTGTCACCAACGATATAGATGTAGTCGGCGATGCTCGCGGTTTCCGCCAAGTCATGGGATACCACAATGCTGGTGATCCCCAGCGCATCGCTGAGCAGACGAATCAAACGCACCAAAACACCCATAGCAATGGGGTCCTGACCCACAAAAGGCTCGTCGTACATCAATATTTGCGGGTCTAGGGCAATTGCCCTCGCCAATGCCACACGCCGCTTCATGCCGCCCGAAAGCTCGTCTGGCATCAAATCTAAAGCCCCGCGCAGGCCGACGGCTTGCAATTTCATCAGGACGATATCGCGAATCATCTCTTCCGGCAGCTTGGTGTGCACGCGCAGCGGGAAAGCAACGTTCTCAAATACATCTAGGTCCGTAAATAGCGCGCCACTTTGGAACAGCACGCCCATCTGCTTACGCATGTCGAACAGCTCACTGCGCGACAGGCTTGGCAGGTTCACATCATTAACCCAGACCTCGCCCTGACTGGGCTTGAGCTCAGCGGCAATCAAACGCAGCAGCGTGGTTTTGCCACAGCCAGACGGCCCCATAATGCCGGTGACCTTGCCACGCATGATGCTGATATCGATGTTCTTAAAAATATCCCGCTCACCGCGCTTAAAACTCAGCTTTTTAAGCTCGACTGCATAAGGGTTCTCGGCGCTCATCTGGACTCCTTGCTCAACGCTTGCCTGACTGACGCACCACCCTGGACAAAGGGCACTACGGGTCGTCGAGCGTACCGAAAATGGGTGCGAACTATAGCACCGCGACAATCCCCACCCAAGATTGATCATGTTGCCAGAGATAAACACTTCACAACGCCACACCCGCCGTTGCTGGAAAGGCTGGGCAGGCGCACCTTTACCGTTATAATCGGTCGCTTAGCCGCACAACGCAGAGAAGTCATGAGCCAGTCAACTGATCTGATCCAGTCAGCACAGCGCACCATTCGCCTAGAACTCGAAGCGATCGAGGACCTGCTGCAACGTATCAACGGTGATTTTGTGCAGGCTTGCGAGTTGATCCTCGCCAGCAAAGGCCGTGTTGTGGTGGTCGGCATGGGTAAATCCGGCCACGTCGGCAATAAAATCGCGGCAACCTTGGCCAGTACCGGAACAACCGCCTTCTTCGTGCATCCCGCCGAAGCCAGCCACGGCGACATGGGCATGATTACCCGCGACGACGTGGTATTAGCCCTGTCCAACTCCGGCTCCACCGCAGAAATCATTACCCTGCTGCCGCTGATCAAGCGCCTCGGCATTACCCTGATCAGCCTGACCGGCAACCCGGAGTCGCCGCTGGCCAAAGCGGCAGACGTGAATCTGGACGCGCGCGTAGCCCAAGAAGCCTGCCCGCTGAATCTGGCGCCAACCTCGTCCACCACGGTTTCCCTGGTGCTGGGGGACGCCTTGGCTATTGCGTTGCTGGAAGCGCGCGGCTTCACCGCTGAAGACTTCGCCTTCTCCCATCCCGGTGGCGCCCTGGGCCGACGCTTGCTGCTGAAGGTGGAACACGTCATGCACGCCGGCGCCAGCTTGCCACGTGTCAAGCGTGGCACGTCGCTGCGCGACGCGCTGCTGGAGATGACCCAAAAAGGCCTGGGCATGACCGTGGTGACCGAGGACGACGGCCG is from Pseudomonas sp. TMP9 and encodes:
- the hisG gene encoding ATP phosphoribosyltransferase codes for the protein MLTIALSKGRILDDTLPLLAAAGIVPTEDPDKSRKLIIPTTLEYVRLLIVRATDVPTYVEHGAADLGVAGKDVLMEYGGQGLYEPLDLRIAQCKLMTAGAVGAPEPKGRLRVATKFVNVAKRYYAEQGRQVDIIKLYGSMELAPLVGLADKIIDVVDTGNTLRANGLEAQELIATISSRLVVNKASMKMQHARIQMLIDTLRDAVEARHPR
- the murA gene encoding UDP-N-acetylglucosamine 1-carboxyvinyltransferase; this encodes MDKLIITGGVRLDGEIRISGAKNSALPILAATLLGDAPVTICNLPHLHDITTMIELFGRMGIEPIIDEKLSVEVDARAIKTLIAPYELVKTMRASILVLGPMVARFGYAEVALPGGCAIGSRPVDLHIRGLEAMGAIIDVEAGYIKAKAPEGGLRGAHFFFDTVSVTGTENIMMAATLAKGRSVLENAAREPEVVDLANCLIAMGAKISGAGTDTITIDGVERLHGARFSVMPDRIETGTYLVAAAITGGRIKVKDADPTTLEAVLSKLQEAGAEITCGNDWIELNMHGKRPKAVNLRTAPYPAFPTDMQAQFVALNAVAEGTGTVIETVFENRFMHVHEMIRMGAQIQVEGNTAIVTGVQTLKGAPVMATDLRASASLVISALVAEGDTLIDRIYHIDRGYECIEEKLQLLGAKIRRVPG
- a CDS encoding BolA family protein produces the protein MQAFEVKSLLEAKLPDTQVEVEGEGCNFQLNLISDELAALGPVKRQQQVYAHLNAWIADGSIHAVSMKFFSRADWAARS
- a CDS encoding STAS domain-containing protein: MSQASISEVTPGIFNLVGVLDYVSAPALREQGARLLKASAATGCVLDCTAVEKSSSVGIALLLAFMRDAIAVDKTLSVRNLPEDMHQIAEVCGLLEILPLQS
- a CDS encoding ABC transporter substrate-binding protein, which gives rise to MFNALRNGLFVCLAVLSCSLQAAPAAHEVVQQTTSTLLADLKTNKEQYRTDPSAFYDALNSILGPVVDVDGISRGVMTVRYSRQASPEQMQRFQENFKRSLMQFYGNALLEYNNQDIRVLPVSGQQDAQRTSVNMEIKDGNGTIYPLSYTMVNQEGTWKMRNVVINGINVGKLFRDQFSQSMQNNRNDLDKVIDSWTETVAKTRQGTDAT
- the mlaD gene encoding outer membrane lipid asymmetry maintenance protein MlaD — protein: MQNRTLEIGVGLFLLAGLLAFLLLALRVSGLTVGSNDDTYKVYAHFENIAGLTVRSKVTMAGVTIGKVTAIDLDRNSYMGRVTMQVDDAVNNLPADSTASILTAGLLGEKYIGISVGGEEEVLSDGGTIFDTQSSLVLEDLIGKFLLNSVNKDQAN
- the mlaE gene encoding lipid asymmetry maintenance ABC transporter permease subunit MlaE, with amino-acid sequence MRKTSVLERVRLFGVAGIDLVETLGRSVLFLLRALFGRGSTGHSFQLLLKQLYSVGVMSLAIIVVSGLFIGMVLSLQGFSILAQYGSEQAVGQMVALTLLRELGPVVTALLFAGRAGSALTAEIGNMKSTEQLSSLAMIGVDPLKYIIAPRLWAGFISMPLLAMIFSVVGIWGGAMVAIDWLGVYEGSFWANMQSSVSFREDVLNGVIKSVVFAFVVTWIAVFQGYDCEPTSEGISRATTKTVVYASLAVLGLDFILTALMFGDF
- a CDS encoding ATP-binding cassette domain-containing protein, with the protein product MSAENPYAVELKKLSFKRGERDIFKNIDISIMRGKVTGIMGPSGCGKTTLLRLIAAELKPSQGEVWVNDVNLPSLSRSELFDMRKQMGVLFQSGALFTDLDVFENVAFPLRVHTKLPEEMIRDIVLMKLQAVGLRGALDLMPDELSGGMKRRVALARAIALDPQILMYDEPFVGQDPIAMGVLVRLIRLLSDALGITSIVVSHDLAETASIADYIYIVGDTQVLGWGTPAELKASQDPRVRQFMQGIPDGPVPFHFPAANYRDDLLGGR
- a CDS encoding KpsF/GutQ family sugar-phosphate isomerase, with protein sequence MSQSTDLIQSAQRTIRLELEAIEDLLQRINGDFVQACELILASKGRVVVVGMGKSGHVGNKIAATLASTGTTAFFVHPAEASHGDMGMITRDDVVLALSNSGSTAEIITLLPLIKRLGITLISLTGNPESPLAKAADVNLDARVAQEACPLNLAPTSSTTVSLVLGDALAIALLEARGFTAEDFAFSHPGGALGRRLLLKVEHVMHAGASLPRVKRGTSLRDALLEMTQKGLGMTVVTEDDGRLAGVFTDGDLRRTLDRSIDVRQTIIDDVMTVQGKTARAEMLAAEALKIMEDHKISSLVVIDDNHQAVGALNMHDLLRAGVM